Proteins encoded in a region of the Anopheles aquasalis chromosome 2, idAnoAquaMG_Q_19, whole genome shotgun sequence genome:
- the LOC126570964 gene encoding dipeptidase 1, translating into MRRRKPTDGFILCGVCFWTIIVHLISTCLTIQLEERMEIVRKVLKEVPLIDGHNDLPWNIRKFLKNQLREFRFGEDLRDITPWSTSAWSHTDLRRLKEGMVAAQFWSAYAPCSSQHLDAVQLTLEQIDLIRRLVNLYPQHMALVTTADGIEESHRSGKLASLIGIEGGHSIGTSLGVLRTFYQLGARYLTLTHTCNTPWADCCKVDEPGRVPHIGGLSHFGTLVVTEMNRLGMIVDLSHVSVPTMLDALATSRAPVIFSHSSAHAICNSSRNVPDHVLKRIAVNGGLVMVAFYPHFVSCGEKATLKDVVAHINHIRDVAGVDHVGIGAGYDGVNLVPQGLEDVSRYPYLFAELLESERWTEADIAKLAGRNLIRVFRQVEQVRDQLEGQGMLPIDQSIPPEDILGRSYCRYSGPRT; encoded by the exons ATGCGTCGCCGGAAGCCCACCGACGGCTTCATACTGTGCGGGGTTTGCTTTTGGACAATAATCGTTCACCTGATTTCGACATGCCTCACCATACAGCTCGAGGAGCGGATGGAGATCGTGCGCAAAGTGCTGAAGGAAGTGCCTTTAATAGATGG TCACAACGATTTGCCGTGGAATATAAGAAAGTTTCTGAAAAACCAATTACGCGAGTTTCGCTTCGGCGAGGATCTGCGCGACATTACGCCCTGGTCAACGAGCGCTTGGAGCCACACGGACCTGCGGCGGCTGAAGGAGGGCATGGTTGCGGCCCAG TTCTGGTCGGCTTATGCGCCCTGTTCGTCGCAACATTTGGACGCAGTGCAATTAACGCTGGAGCAAATCGATCTCATCCGGCGGCTCGTCAATCTGTATCCGCAGCACATGGCCCTCGTCACCACGGCCGATG GAATCGAGGAAAGCCATCGGTCGGGGAAACTGGCCAGCTTGATCGGCATCGAGGGTGGCCACTCGATCGGTACCAGCCTGGGTGTGCTGCGGACATTCTATCAGCTCGGTGCCCGCTACCTAACGCTCACGCACACCTGCAACACACCGTGGGCGGACTGTTGCAAAGTTGATGAGCCGGGCCGGGTGCCCCACATCGGCGGTCTCTCCCACTTCGGAACGCTCGTCGTCACCGAGATGAACCGGCTGGGGATGATCGTCGATCTGTCGCACGTCTCCGTGCCGACCATGCTCGATGCACTCGCCACCTCCAGAGCGCCCGTCATCTTCTCCCACTCGTCCGCCCATGCCATCTGTAACAGCTCCCGGAATGTGCCCGACCACGTACTGAAGCGCATC GCCGTTAACGGGGGCCTGGTCATGGTTGCATTCTATCCTCATTTCGTGAGCTGCGGCGAAAAGGCCACACTTAAGGACGTTGTGG CGCACATCAATCACATACGGGACGTAGCGGGTGTGGACCACGTCGGCATTGGTGCCGGATACGATGGAGTGAACCT TGTACCACAGGGACTGGAGGATGTGTCCCGGTATCCTTATCTGTTCGCCGAGCTGCTGGAATCGGAACGGTGGACCGAGGCGGACATAGCGAAGCTGGCGGGCCGGAATCTGATACGAGTGTTCCGGCAAGTCGAACAG GTACGGGATCAGCTGGAAGGTCAGGGAATGCTGCCGATTGACCAATCGATACCACCGGAAGACATACTGGGGCGCTCGTACTGCCGCTACTCGGGACCGAGGACGTGA